A window of the Isosphaera pallida ATCC 43644 genome harbors these coding sequences:
- a CDS encoding sigma-70 family RNA polymerase sigma factor, whose product MARIRRHRRDTVQSPLETYLREINEMALLSAEEEKELAARIAKGDKTARERMVRANLRLVVNIARGYVGKGLALQDLIEEGNLGLLRAVEGFDPKVGTRFSTYASYWIKQSIKRALVNTAKPIRIPAYMVELLCKWRRAAIELQDRLGRTPTTDEIAHELRIPKKKLAIVKKAIKVYNLVPQSDQPESGWSLGDMLMDERTRPPDVEMVEADNLKLVMRRLEEMDKREATVLRMRFGLDDQPPCTLKEIGEQLGLTRERVRQIENEALNKLSATLAD is encoded by the coding sequence CGAGATCAACGAAATGGCGTTGCTCTCGGCCGAGGAGGAGAAGGAACTTGCCGCACGCATCGCCAAAGGAGACAAGACCGCCCGCGAACGGATGGTGCGGGCCAATTTGCGGTTGGTCGTCAACATCGCGCGGGGATATGTTGGCAAGGGCCTAGCGCTTCAGGATTTGATCGAGGAGGGGAACCTCGGCCTGCTTCGGGCGGTGGAGGGATTCGACCCCAAGGTGGGCACCCGGTTCAGCACTTACGCGAGTTACTGGATCAAGCAGTCGATCAAGAGGGCCTTAGTCAACACCGCTAAGCCGATTCGCATTCCAGCCTACATGGTCGAACTGCTCTGCAAGTGGCGACGGGCCGCCATCGAACTCCAGGATCGTCTGGGCCGCACACCGACGACCGACGAGATTGCCCACGAGTTGCGGATTCCCAAAAAGAAGCTGGCCATCGTCAAGAAAGCCATTAAAGTGTACAACCTCGTGCCTCAGTCTGATCAGCCCGAGAGCGGTTGGAGCCTGGGTGATATGCTCATGGACGAACGGACTCGTCCGCCCGATGTCGAGATGGTCGAAGCCGATAACCTTAAGTTGGTCATGCGGCGTCTTGAAGAGATGGACAAGCGTGAAGCCACCGTGTTACGCATGCGGTTTGGGTTGGACGATCAACCGCCTTGCACCCTTAAGGAGATTGGCGAGCAGCTGGGTCTGACCCGGGAGCGGGTCCGCCAAATCGAAAATGAGGCCCTGAATAAGCTGTCGGCGACTCTGGCCGATTAA